The genomic DNA CTGATTTTTTAGACCATAGGAGATTATGATGGCAAATGAATATATACAGTTTGAAAAAGATGGATTTGTTGGAACGCTAACGATAAACCGTCCTAAAGCTCTGAATGTTCTTAATTGGGATACACTAAAAGAATTAGGCTCTTTTGTAGAAGAAAAATTGCCTAATGAAGGCCTAAGAGCCCTTATTATTACCGGCGCTGGGGACAAGGCATTTGTTGCCGGAGCAGACGTAGCTCAGATGAGCGAGATGAACGGCAGCGAATTCAAAGAGTATGTGGAATATGCGCATAAAATTTTCTCTATGATTGAAAACGCCCCCTTCCCTTCAATTGCAGCAGTAAACGGCTACGCCCTAGGCGGAGGATGCGAGCTGGCACTGTCATGCGACTTAAGGATAGCTTCTGAAAAAGCAAAACTTGGATTTCCAGAGGTTAAGCTTGGAATATTCCCTGGCTGGGGAGGATCACAAAGAGTTACAAGAATAATGGGTAACGCTAAAGCTAAAGAGCTTATATTTTCAGGTGAGATGGTCAGCGCCCAAGAAGCTCTTAGGTTAGGACTTGTTGAGAGAGTGGTTCCACATGAAGTAGTTATGAAAGAATCTACTGAGTTTGCTCAAATGATAGCTTCTAGAGCACCTCTTGCAATTGCGCTTGCGAAAGAGGCAATCAACAAAGGATCTGAGATGAAGATAAGTGATGCCCTTGAGCTTGAAAGAGATCTTATGGATAAATGTTTTAACACTCAGGATAGATCTGAGGGCATGAAAGCCTTTTTAGAAAAAAGAGAGCCGGACTTTAAAGGAAAATAAGACTAGTTTAATATTTTTCATTAGGTAGAGTAGTACCCAGTTGTAAATATATCTAAACAATTTAATCCCTATAACACGGAGGTCATTATGTTCGCCATTCTTACCAGTAGTCGTTTTGTATTTTCAGTACTAATATTGCTATTTGCTATATCTATGAACTTGAGTACAAATGCTTTGTCAAAGGAGGACAAAATGTCAGGAGAAGTTGTGGAAACACCCTCGGGCTTAAAGTACATAATTATTGAAGAAGGCACGGGAGACAAGCCCACAAAGGGACAAAAAGTAAAGGTTCACTACACAGGGAAACTCGAAGACGGAACAGTTTTTGATAGCTCTGTAAAAAGAGGAGTTCCAATAGAGTTTACTCTAGGAGTCGGACAAGTTATCAAGGGCTGGGACGAAGGCATAGCCGATATGAAAGTAGGCGAGAAACGTCAGCTCATTATACCGCCAGATTTAGGATACGGAGCAAGTGGCTACCCGCCGGTTATTCCGCCTAACTCAGTTTTAATATTCGATACAGAGTTAGTAGAAGTAAACTAATACAACTCTCCCGATAGATTTATGGCGGTTTTTGCTCTAAACTCTGAGCAATGAACTATTTAGCTCATTTATTTTTAGCTGAAGATTCTGACGAATCACTACTAGGAAATCTATTGGGAGATTTCGTAAAAGGTACAGTTTTAGACCAGTACAGCCCTGAAATTGTAAAGGGCATAAAAACCCATAGAAAAGTAGATGCATATACAGATCAGCATCCTAAATTTCTTGAATGCAAAAAACTGCTAAGAGAAGACAGGAGAAGGTTTGCCGGGGTTATTATAGACCTTGGCTTTGATCACTTTCTAGCAAAAAACTGGTCTCAATACTCAAGCATAGAATTAAATGATTTTGCCCAGAGATTCTATGGCGTCTTATTGAAATACGAAGCCATCCTGCCTCCTAAATTATTACAGCGTATGCCCTACATGATTCAAGATAATTGGCTCGTATCTTATCAAAATATTGATACGATTGAACTAGCTCTTAATGCAATTTCAAGACGCCTTACAATCCGTTTCGAAAGAGCAAGTGTGATAAGGGGCGGTATAGATGATATTAAAGACAATTACGATGAGCTCGAGGAGAAATTCACCGAGTTCTTCGCGGAGCTAATCCGATTTGTAGATGATTATAGAAAAGAGATGTAACTATCTTTTTGAAAGCTTGCTGCCCATTTGAGATACTGTCTGAGCCCAGGCTGTCTCAATATTTGGAGTCCTTACAATATTGACCCAATCCTTATTCTGATTAGCCCTAACATACTTATATATCTCTAGCTGGCGGGGAGATAGAAAGATATCAGGAGACTGCATGCTTCCAATAGCAGCGTTAACTCTGGCTATTTGAGTATTTGTCATCGGGACAAACCTATAAAGAGTTCCTGACATGTAGTACTTTGGCTGGCGGTCAGGGCTAAAGGCGCCTAACTGGGAAACTGAGCTCTTTCCTGAAACTTGTTTGGCCACTTTTTCTTGATCACTGTTTACTGCATATACGTGGCTTGCAACATTGTTTGATCTTGCAGCGGTTAAAAGCTCGTTATATGAGACCACATCGGGATTATACGCAAGCTCTACAACTTCGCGTCCGCCCATAAATCCAGGCTCAGTAGAAATAACGCCGTTAACATTGGCCAAAACACCCTCGCCTATCCAAAAACAGTGCATCGCAAAAACTGCTTTTTCTGATTTGCCTGACTTTGCAGTTAGCTCTTTTTGCAAAAGGACTAAATACTGAGGAACTGGTTTATTATCATTTTTAAGAGCCGATATCATAGCATTTACTAAACCTGCTTTCGTGTAGTTTCCGCTTAGTCTGGATACAAGCTCCTCTCTGTCGGGGGTCATAATTCTGACCACGGGATTGTTCCATGAAGGCTCGTTAAAGGATTTTAATACCCTCTCGTCTTCACCTGAGTGATTGTTATATATAGCTACTGGGACAAATAGGGTTTCTATGGCTTCTACGATAAGCGGATGACTTAGGACATTTTTGCCGTAACCTGATGCTGTGCTGCAGCCGGGCACTTCTTGAAATAGTACTAAAAGAGGCTTGTTTTGCGCTTTGGCCTCTTTGGTGCCCTTGTCAAAATCTCTTATCCACTTCACCTGTCCAAGCTCAACAGGGGAGTCTTTTACAGATCCAAGATCAGCCACATCAAACACATCTTCGCTGCCGTAATTTAACCTATCTTGATTTGAGATCCCATGCGAAATAAAAGCATAGGACAAAAGAACAACTAAAACTGCTGGAACTAAATAGAATAATTTATTCATATCTCACTCCTAAATATATCTTAAAATAGTGTTTACATATATGATTATTTATAATCAAAAAAGTTGCTCAGTTTTGCAATGACAGATTGAAAGCCTACTAA from Thermodesulfobacteriota bacterium includes the following:
- a CDS encoding ACP phosphodiesterase — encoded protein: MNYLAHLFLAEDSDESLLGNLLGDFVKGTVLDQYSPEIVKGIKTHRKVDAYTDQHPKFLECKKLLREDRRRFAGVIIDLGFDHFLAKNWSQYSSIELNDFAQRFYGVLLKYEAILPPKLLQRMPYMIQDNWLVSYQNIDTIELALNAISRRLTIRFERASVIRGGIDDIKDNYDELEEKFTEFFAELIRFVDDYRKEM
- a CDS encoding VPGUxxT family thioredoxin-like (seleno)protein, type 2, translated to MNKLFYLVPAVLVVLLSYAFISHGISNQDRLNYGSEDVFDVADLGSVKDSPVELGQVKWIRDFDKGTKEAKAQNKPLLVLFQEVPGCSTASGYGKNVLSHPLIVEAIETLFVPVAIYNNHSGEDERVLKSFNEPSWNNPVVRIMTPDREELVSRLSGNYTKAGLVNAMISALKNDNKPVPQYLVLLQKELTAKSGKSEKAVFAMHCFWIGEGVLANVNGVISTEPGFMGGREVVELAYNPDVVSYNELLTAARSNNVASHVYAVNSDQEKVAKQVSGKSSVSQLGAFSPDRQPKYYMSGTLYRFVPMTNTQIARVNAAIGSMQSPDIFLSPRQLEIYKYVRANQNKDWVNIVRTPNIETAWAQTVSQMGSKLSKR
- a CDS encoding FKBP-type peptidyl-prolyl cis-trans isomerase → MFAILTSSRFVFSVLILLFAISMNLSTNALSKEDKMSGEVVETPSGLKYIIIEEGTGDKPTKGQKVKVHYTGKLEDGTVFDSSVKRGVPIEFTLGVGQVIKGWDEGIADMKVGEKRQLIIPPDLGYGASGYPPVIPPNSVLIFDTELVEVN
- a CDS encoding enoyl-CoA hydratase-related protein codes for the protein MMANEYIQFEKDGFVGTLTINRPKALNVLNWDTLKELGSFVEEKLPNEGLRALIITGAGDKAFVAGADVAQMSEMNGSEFKEYVEYAHKIFSMIENAPFPSIAAVNGYALGGGCELALSCDLRIASEKAKLGFPEVKLGIFPGWGGSQRVTRIMGNAKAKELIFSGEMVSAQEALRLGLVERVVPHEVVMKESTEFAQMIASRAPLAIALAKEAINKGSEMKISDALELERDLMDKCFNTQDRSEGMKAFLEKREPDFKGK